From a region of the Cenarchaeum symbiont of Oopsacas minuta genome:
- a CDS encoding TPR repeat-containing protein — MVGFFSKPKRTLRKMVKNGDYKEALEFGHSIAAKYNKDHDYLFIMGGIHYILDDSKNVFYYMDQALEINPFDVDALHLKASVYAASGEKEKMMEYCKKIHEIDPEHQGARELLDSSR; from the coding sequence ATGGTGGGATTTTTTTCAAAACCAAAGCGTACGTTGCGCAAGATGGTAAAAAATGGTGACTACAAGGAGGCATTAGAGTTTGGACATAGTATTGCAGCAAAGTACAACAAAGATCATGATTATCTGTTCATAATGGGTGGCATACATTATATTTTGGATGATTCAAAAAATGTCTTTTATTACATGGATCAGGCACTCGAGATAAATCCATTCGACGTAGATGCATTGCATCTAAAGGCTAGTGTGTATGCAGCATCAGGAGAAAAAGAAAAGATGATGGAATATTGTAAAAAGATACATGAGATAGATCCTGAACATCAGGGTGCAAGGGAACTACTTGACAGTTCGAGATAA